In Gimesia chilikensis, one DNA window encodes the following:
- a CDS encoding RNA polymerase sigma factor, giving the protein MEDQNLIELVTAAQNGDRDAFGSLVVQFESTVFAIVMKRLRNHAEASEVTQDVFIQAMRKLSQLNAPERFGGWLRQIAVRMSINRAVRRPNECIQSPDTFIVLDDEPENPLDKLLESERATELRGGLESLGEVDRQTLISFYFKGQSLKEMSDEFDRPIGTIKRRLHTARNRLREALLDVQSV; this is encoded by the coding sequence ATGGAAGATCAGAACTTAATCGAGTTAGTTACGGCTGCTCAGAATGGAGATCGAGACGCCTTCGGTTCACTTGTTGTTCAATTTGAATCTACGGTCTTCGCGATCGTAATGAAGCGTCTGCGTAACCACGCTGAAGCCAGTGAAGTTACTCAGGATGTCTTCATCCAGGCCATGCGGAAACTGTCACAGCTGAATGCACCGGAGCGATTCGGTGGCTGGTTGCGGCAGATCGCCGTCCGGATGTCGATCAATCGAGCCGTTCGTCGGCCTAACGAATGCATTCAGAGCCCGGATACCTTCATCGTCCTGGACGATGAACCGGAAAACCCGCTGGACAAACTGCTGGAAAGCGAGCGGGCTACTGAACTGCGTGGCGGACTGGAATCGCTGGGTGAAGTCGACCGTCAGACCCTGATCTCATTCTACTTCAAGGGCCAGTCCCTGAAGGAAATGAGTGACGAGTTCGATCGGCCCATCGGGACGATCAAGCGTCGACTGCACACCGCACGTAATCGTCTGCGGGAAGCACTGTTGGACGTCCAGTCCGTATGA
- a CDS encoding Gfo/Idh/MocA family protein: MSSSTDVTRREMLKTSLLSGAGLWLGAHTAQAESTSPNEKLNIACIGLGNQGNANLGLVSSQNIVGLCDVDSARTDKYQAKFPKAKSFADFRVMLDKLENEIDAVVVTTPNHTHATIAVNAMRRGKHVYCEKPLAHSIHEVREMQRVAREENVVTQMGTQNHAGENYRRTVELIQSGAIGDVQQVHVWFGRPGGWRRYKHVVDRPAEPQPIPKTLNWDLWVGPAPMQNFHPCYHPHDWHYWWDFGNGTLGNMGCHYMDLIFWSLDLQYPNVVETKGPELHPDSTPFWLDCHWQFPARGSKPPVEVIWYHGRNTPEPVLELGGPEWAAGILFVGTDGMLAADYGKRVLLPEEKFAGFKAPPKTIPPAIGNHRQEWYEACKGNGKTNCHFDYAAPLTETILLGNLAFRVGKKVEWDADKGAATNTDQAAQYVQREYRKGWTL; this comes from the coding sequence ATGAGTTCGTCAACTGACGTGACACGACGAGAGATGCTCAAAACATCGTTGTTGAGCGGAGCGGGCCTCTGGCTCGGGGCACACACGGCCCAGGCAGAAAGCACCTCACCCAACGAGAAACTCAACATCGCCTGTATCGGCCTGGGTAACCAGGGGAACGCGAACCTGGGGCTGGTCTCCAGTCAGAACATTGTCGGCCTGTGCGACGTCGATTCCGCCCGCACCGACAAATATCAGGCAAAGTTCCCGAAAGCAAAATCCTTTGCCGATTTTCGCGTCATGCTCGATAAGCTGGAAAACGAGATCGACGCCGTCGTGGTAACGACTCCCAACCACACCCACGCTACCATCGCTGTCAACGCCATGCGACGCGGCAAACACGTCTACTGCGAAAAGCCGCTGGCCCACTCCATTCATGAAGTTCGCGAAATGCAGCGCGTGGCCCGTGAGGAAAACGTCGTCACCCAGATGGGCACGCAGAACCACGCCGGGGAAAATTATCGGCGGACCGTCGAACTCATTCAATCAGGAGCCATCGGCGATGTGCAGCAGGTCCACGTCTGGTTTGGACGACCGGGAGGCTGGCGGCGTTACAAGCATGTCGTCGATCGTCCTGCCGAACCGCAGCCGATTCCCAAAACCCTGAACTGGGATCTCTGGGTCGGTCCGGCGCCGATGCAGAACTTTCATCCCTGTTACCATCCCCATGACTGGCACTACTGGTGGGACTTCGGTAACGGCACGCTGGGGAACATGGGCTGCCACTACATGGACCTGATTTTCTGGTCGCTGGACCTGCAGTATCCCAACGTGGTCGAAACCAAGGGCCCCGAACTGCACCCCGACTCCACTCCGTTCTGGCTCGACTGTCACTGGCAGTTTCCGGCCCGGGGCTCGAAGCCTCCCGTCGAGGTGATCTGGTACCACGGACGTAACACCCCGGAACCTGTTCTCGAACTGGGCGGCCCGGAATGGGCAGCGGGAATTCTGTTTGTTGGCACCGATGGCATGCTGGCCGCGGATTACGGTAAGCGCGTATTGCTGCCCGAAGAAAAATTCGCCGGCTTCAAAGCACCGCCGAAAACGATTCCACCGGCAATCGGCAATCATCGCCAGGAATGGTACGAAGCCTGCAAAGGCAATGGCAAAACCAACTGCCACTTCGATTACGCAGCCCCGTTGACGGAAACAATCCTGCTGGGCAACCTCGCCTTCCGCGTCGGCAAGAAAGTGGAATGGGATGCAGATAAAGGTGCTGCCACGAATACCGACCAGGCCGCACAATACGTACAACGCGAATACCGCAAAGGATGGACTCTCTAA
- a CDS encoding DUF6807 domain-containing protein, whose translation MKSQLRTVTLLMLALLAGTEASLYAGPVVTLEVSAGKHDRQQTVISLPVPEPLQNQKQLTLVRLDDGKEVPVQIDASGSERTLVWILSKPLPAGTSRQYRLHAMQFTKPAEQVTVVDDGSHLNVKVADKPVLTYNHAIVKAPKRDESYYDKSGYIHPLYTPSGKVITDDFNPDHAHQHGIMFSWRKILFEGRENNGWDQKSKLGKVAHSQVNSFTGGPVFGEIDTSIEHIDLTKKTGPVTMLNENWKVRVYALEKQFLFDIVSVQTCATEKPVTIDKIHYGGMTIRGHADWHTNHGYDYLTSEGKNKTNGNQSRPHWVEMYGPLGDETAGVAIFSAPTNFRSPQPVRLHPTMPYFCFAVASLDPFDIQPGQPYVSRYRFYVHDGKPSQEVDQRLWTDLAEPPEVKVISSP comes from the coding sequence ATGAAATCACAACTACGAACCGTCACACTCCTGATGCTGGCATTGTTAGCAGGGACCGAAGCATCCCTGTATGCAGGTCCCGTCGTCACCCTGGAAGTCAGCGCCGGCAAACACGATCGGCAGCAGACCGTCATCAGTCTCCCCGTACCTGAACCACTTCAGAATCAGAAACAGCTGACGCTGGTTCGTCTCGATGACGGCAAGGAAGTTCCGGTGCAGATTGATGCCTCGGGTTCCGAACGGACACTGGTCTGGATTCTCAGCAAACCGCTGCCTGCAGGCACCTCGCGTCAATATCGTCTCCATGCGATGCAATTCACGAAGCCGGCCGAGCAGGTGACTGTCGTCGATGACGGCAGCCATCTGAATGTCAAAGTCGCCGACAAGCCTGTGCTGACGTACAATCACGCCATCGTCAAGGCACCGAAACGGGATGAGTCTTACTACGACAAGAGCGGCTACATTCATCCGCTGTATACACCTTCCGGAAAAGTGATTACCGACGACTTCAACCCTGACCATGCCCACCAGCACGGCATCATGTTCTCCTGGCGAAAGATCCTCTTCGAAGGGCGGGAGAACAACGGCTGGGATCAGAAGTCCAAACTGGGCAAAGTCGCACACAGCCAGGTCAATTCATTTACCGGCGGCCCCGTGTTCGGCGAAATTGATACTTCCATCGAACACATCGACCTGACGAAAAAGACGGGCCCCGTGACGATGCTCAACGAAAACTGGAAGGTCCGCGTCTATGCGCTGGAAAAACAGTTCCTGTTCGATATCGTTTCTGTGCAGACGTGTGCGACCGAAAAGCCGGTCACCATTGATAAGATCCATTACGGTGGTATGACCATTCGCGGACACGCCGACTGGCATACGAACCATGGCTACGATTATCTGACCAGCGAAGGCAAGAACAAGACCAACGGCAACCAGTCTCGGCCACACTGGGTCGAGATGTATGGCCCCCTGGGCGACGAAACCGCCGGGGTGGCGATCTTCAGTGCACCGACCAATTTCCGGTCGCCGCAACCAGTGCGACTGCATCCCACGATGCCATATTTCTGTTTCGCGGTCGCTTCGCTCGATCCCTTTGATATCCAGCCGGGCCAACCCTATGTCTCACGCTATCGGTTCTATGTGCATGACGGTAAGCCCAGCCAGGAAGTGGATCAACGCTTATGGACTGATCTGGCCGAACCGCCTGAGGTCAAAGTGATCAGCAGTCCTTAA